The DNA sequence GTGGTACGCGTCGCGCGCGGTCTGCGCGATCATCGCCAGGTACGGCGACTGGCCGGGCTTCGCGCCGTCGTACAGCACGCCGGCGCTCTGCTTCGAAGCCAGATCGCGGCCGGTGTTGTAGCCGAACGCGTTGAGCGCACCGATCGCCGGAACTTCGACGTGCGAAGCGACGAGCGCCGCCGGGAGAACGTCGCCGAGCGAGACGGCTTCGAACAGCGAAGCCGGCCGAGTGTTGGCGGGGAACCGCCGGTCGAGGTAGCGGCCGAGCCAGCCGTATTGTTGCGGGCGCTCCGGCGAGGCGGTTTCCCAAATCTGCGTCGCCTCGAAGTGCGAGCGGTTGGGGTTGGGATAGCCGACGCCCTGCACCAGCGCGACGCGGCCGTCTTT is a window from the Candidatus Eremiobacterota bacterium genome containing:
- a CDS encoding DUF1501 domain-containing protein, encoding MKRKSFVTSALSVAFLGGNASGALAQVAANSPLLPSFANGVDPDNALVVVQMGGGNDGLNTVVPWSDDAYHRVRPAIHVAETQVLKLNDRIGFNPALKGLHALYKDGRVALVQGVGYPNPNRSHFEATQIWETASPERPQQYGWLGRYLDRRFPANTRPASLFEAVSLGDVLPAALVASHVEVPAIGALNAFGYNTGRDLASKQSAGVLYDGAKPGQSPYLAMIAQTARDAYH